From Arcobacter sp. LA11, the proteins below share one genomic window:
- a CDS encoding HIT family protein, whose translation MNFNNKYINIKIEESEIPWFMIFTNEKFKELSECPNEIKNEIFKTLDIIEKEMIKYYNPEKINIASFGNYVPHVHFHIMARFKEDSYFPEPMWGKKQREGKLDLPSFDNFCKTLIKKFEK comes from the coding sequence ATGAATTTCAATAATAAATATATCAATATAAAAATAGAAGAAAGTGAAATTCCATGGTTTATGATTTTCACAAATGAAAAATTTAAAGAATTATCTGAATGTCCAAATGAAATAAAAAATGAAATTTTTAAAACTCTAGATATTATTGAAAAAGAGATGATTAAATATTACAATCCTGAGAAAATAAATATTGCTTCTTTTGGAAATTATGTTCCTCATGTACATTTTCATATAATGGCTAGATTTAAAGAAGATTCATACTTTCCAGAACCTATGTGGGGTAAAAAACAAAGAGAAGGTAAATTAGACTTACCCTCTTTTGATAACTTTTGTAAAACTCTTATTAAAAAATTTGAAAAGTAA
- a CDS encoding HD-GYP domain-containing protein, with protein MELENLKAVYIDDEPVNLMLVQAYGMEFNLNIKTFENPVEGLDYILKNDIDILYTDYMMPEIDGIELIKRFREVHEEIPVVVITAVGDDQELKLNALEVGATDFLTKPIEITEFKARSLNLLALRRAQLKLKDRALLLEDEVKKATAEIQKREHESLMVLGRAAEYKDAETANHTVRVAHYSKLLAKHYGLDESKQDIIFYASPFHDIGKVGIPDGILLKEGRLTEDEFTIMKKHVNIGNEILRDTQSAYLIEGGIIALNHHEKYDGSGYPNGTKGEDIPIGARIVAISDVFDALTSKRPYKNSWSIQDALLLLMNEKGKHFDPKLVDLFIENIDEVKTIYDEFQ; from the coding sequence ATGGAACTTGAAAATTTAAAAGCGGTTTATATTGACGACGAACCAGTTAATTTAATGCTTGTTCAAGCTTATGGAATGGAATTTAATTTAAATATCAAAACATTTGAAAACCCAGTTGAAGGGTTAGATTATATTTTAAAAAATGATATTGATATATTATATACTGATTATATGATGCCAGAAATTGATGGTATCGAATTAATCAAAAGATTTAGAGAAGTACATGAAGAAATTCCTGTTGTTGTTATTACAGCAGTGGGAGATGATCAAGAATTAAAATTAAATGCACTAGAAGTCGGTGCAACGGACTTTTTAACAAAACCTATAGAAATTACAGAATTCAAAGCAAGAAGTCTTAACCTATTAGCATTAAGAAGAGCTCAACTTAAACTAAAAGATAGAGCATTATTATTAGAAGATGAAGTAAAAAAAGCAACTGCCGAAATTCAAAAAAGAGAACATGAATCACTTATGGTCTTAGGACGTGCAGCAGAATATAAAGATGCTGAAACGGCGAACCATACTGTTAGAGTTGCACACTATTCAAAACTTTTAGCTAAACACTATGGATTAGATGAGAGTAAACAAGATATAATATTTTATGCATCACCATTTCATGATATAGGAAAAGTTGGTATTCCAGATGGTATTCTTTTAAAAGAAGGCCGGTTAACTGAAGATGAATTTACAATTATGAAAAAACATGTGAATATTGGAAATGAGATACTAAGAGATACGCAAAGTGCCTATTTAATAGAAGGTGGAATTATTGCTTTAAATCATCATGAAAAATATGATGGTTCAGGATATCCAAATGGTACAAAAGGAGAAGATATTCCAATTGGAGCTAGAATTGTAGCAATCTCTGATGTTTTTGATGCCTTAACTTCTAAACGTCCATATAAAAACTCTTGGAGTATACAAGATGCTTTACTGTTGTTAATGAATGAAAAAGGAAAACATTTTGATCCAAAACTTGTTGACTTATTTATTGAGAATATTGATGAAGTAAAGACAATATATGATGAATTTCAATAA
- the rpsK gene encoding 30S ribosomal protein S11 — MAKRKVTRKKVVKKNIADGIVHIAATFNNTMVTVTDSAGNAIAWSSAGNLGFKGSKKSTPFAAQAAVEDAVQKAMEHGIKNVGIKIQGPGSGRDTAVKSVGAIEGISVKWFKDVTPLPHNGCRPPKRRRV; from the coding sequence ATGGCAAAAAGAAAAGTAACTAGAAAAAAAGTTGTAAAAAAGAATATTGCTGACGGTATCGTTCATATTGCGGCAACATTTAATAACACAATGGTAACTGTAACTGATAGCGCTGGTAATGCAATTGCATGGTCAAGTGCTGGTAACTTAGGTTTCAAAGGAAGTAAAAAATCTACTCCTTTTGCTGCACAAGCTGCTGTTGAAGATGCTGTGCAAAAAGCAATGGAACATGGTATTAAAAACGTTGGAATCAAAATCCAAGGTCCAGGTTCAGGTAGAGATACAGCAGTTAAATCTGTTGGAGCTATAGAAGGTATTTCTGTTAAGTGGTTTAAAGATGTAACTCCATTACCACATAATGGTTGTAGACCTCCTAAAAGAAGAAGAGTGTAA
- the rpsM gene encoding 30S ribosomal protein S13 produces the protein MARIAGVDLPNKKRMEYALTYIFGIGLHNSRLILDAVGIDRNKRAHELTEEEAAAIRQEIQKNYMVEGDLRKKVAMDIKSLMDLGSYRGLRHRKGLPCRGQKTKTNARTRKGKKKTVGAAAK, from the coding sequence ATGGCAAGAATTGCAGGTGTTGATTTACCAAATAAAAAAAGAATGGAATATGCGTTAACGTATATTTTTGGAATTGGTTTACATAACTCTAGATTAATCTTAGATGCTGTTGGAATTGATAGAAACAAAAGAGCACACGAGTTAACAGAAGAAGAAGCAGCGGCTATTAGACAAGAAATCCAAAAAAACTACATGGTTGAGGGTGACTTAAGAAAAAAAGTAGCTATGGATATTAAATCTTTAATGGACCTAGGTTCTTACAGAGGTTTAAGACACAGAAAAGGTTTACCTTGTAGAGGGCAAAAGACTAAAACTAATGCTCGAACTAGAAAAGGTAAAAAGAAAACTGTTGGCGCAGCGGCTAAGTAA
- a CDS encoding DNA-directed RNA polymerase subunit alpha encodes MKKFADTPFLPTEVEIEAISDNEAKISAYPFESGFAITLAHPLRRLLLSSSVGYAPIAVKIEGASHEFDSLRGMLEDIAIFIINLKNIKFKINGDEDQVVVEYSFDGPKEIKGEDLINSDVEVVSPDVHLATINSDCNLTFSVIIQRGIGYMPSEDIREMVDTDYIPLDAFFTPVKKVVYDIEKMLVEDNPNFEKAVFNVQTNGQITPITAFKEAVSVMYSQMSVFNKVFDLSEVTVSDSGEEPVELKDLIVKIDDLNLSARSFNSLDRAGLKFLGELVLMSEVEVKNIKNLGKKSFDEIQEKLESLGFPIENTLPENVASALRRKLEQLKA; translated from the coding sequence ATGAAAAAATTTGCAGATACACCGTTTTTACCAACAGAAGTTGAGATTGAAGCTATCAGTGATAATGAAGCTAAAATATCAGCATATCCATTCGAAAGTGGTTTCGCAATAACTTTAGCACACCCTTTAAGAAGACTTCTATTAAGTTCTTCAGTTGGTTACGCACCAATTGCAGTGAAAATAGAAGGTGCTTCGCATGAGTTCGACTCATTAAGAGGAATGCTTGAAGATATAGCTATTTTTATTATTAATCTTAAAAATATTAAGTTTAAAATTAATGGTGATGAAGACCAAGTAGTTGTAGAATACTCTTTTGATGGACCAAAAGAGATTAAAGGTGAAGACTTAATCAACTCTGATGTTGAAGTAGTTTCTCCGGATGTACATTTAGCAACTATTAATTCAGACTGTAACTTAACATTCTCAGTTATTATCCAAAGAGGAATTGGTTACATGCCTTCTGAAGATATTAGAGAAATGGTTGACACAGACTATATTCCATTAGATGCTTTCTTTACTCCAGTAAAAAAAGTGGTATATGATATTGAAAAAATGTTAGTTGAAGATAACCCTAACTTTGAAAAAGCTGTATTTAACGTACAAACAAATGGACAAATTACTCCAATTACTGCATTTAAAGAAGCAGTATCTGTTATGTACTCTCAAATGTCAGTGTTTAACAAAGTATTTGATTTATCAGAGGTAACAGTTAGTGATTCAGGTGAAGAGCCAGTTGAACTAAAAGATTTAATTGTAAAAATCGATGACTTAAACTTAAGTGCTAGAAGTTTTAACTCTTTAGATAGAGCTGGACTTAAATTCCTTGGTGAATTAGTACTTATGAGTGAAGTAGAAGTAAAAAATATTAAAAATTTAGGAAAAAAATCTTTTGATGAAATCCAAGAGAAATTAGAATCTTTAGGTTTCCCAATTGAAAATACACTTCCAGAAAATGTTGCATCAGCTTTAAGAAGAAAGCTAGAGCAACTTAAAGCATAA
- the rpsD gene encoding 30S ribosomal protein S4 yields the protein MARYRGPVEKIERRLDADLGLKGERRLNGKSALEKRPFAPGQHGQRRTKISEYGLQLREKQKAKFMYGVSEKQFRKYFKKAAAADGNTGSNLITSIEQRLDNVVYRMGFASTRANARQFTTHGHVLVDGKKVDIPSYVVRPGQKIEIKEKSKTNPQVVRALELTNQTGMVEWVDVDKDKVFGIFTRIPTREEVVIPVEERLIVELYSK from the coding sequence ATGGCAAGATATAGAGGACCAGTAGAAAAAATCGAGAGAAGACTTGATGCAGACCTTGGATTAAAAGGTGAAAGAAGACTTAACGGAAAATCTGCTTTAGAAAAAAGACCATTTGCTCCAGGACAACACGGACAAAGAAGAACTAAAATTTCTGAGTATGGATTACAATTAAGAGAAAAGCAAAAAGCTAAGTTTATGTATGGTGTTTCTGAAAAACAATTCAGAAAATACTTCAAAAAAGCTGCAGCTGCTGATGGTAATACAGGATCTAACTTAATTACATCAATTGAGCAAAGATTAGATAACGTTGTTTATAGAATGGGATTTGCTTCAACTAGAGCAAATGCAAGACAATTTACAACACATGGACATGTTTTAGTAGATGGTAAGAAAGTAGATATTCCTTCTTACGTTGTTAGACCAGGTCAAAAAATTGAAATTAAAGAAAAATCTAAAACTAACCCTCAAGTTGTAAGAGCTTTAGAATTAACTAACCAAACTGGTATGGTTGAATGGGTTGACGTAGATAAAGATAAAGTATTCGGAATTTTTACAAGAATCCCAACTAGAGAAGAAGTTGTTATTCCTGTTGAAGAAAGATTAATCGTAGAGTTATATTCTAAATAA
- the rplQ gene encoding 50S ribosomal protein L17, whose translation MRHKHGYRRLNRTSSHRKALLKNMAIAIITREKIETTVPKAKELRRYIERLVTTARNADLNTHRLVFAALQDKEATKKLINEIAPKYEDRNGGYTSIVKTRIRRGDATPMAFISFV comes from the coding sequence ATGAGACATAAGCACGGATATAGAAGGTTAAATAGAACTTCATCTCACAGAAAAGCATTGTTAAAAAACATGGCAATTGCAATTATTACTAGAGAGAAGATTGAAACAACTGTTCCAAAAGCAAAAGAGTTAAGAAGATATATTGAAAGATTAGTAACAACTGCAAGAAACGCAGATTTAAATACACATAGATTAGTATTTGCTGCTTTACAAGATAAAGAAGCTACTAAAAAACTTATCAATGAAATTGCACCAAAATATGAAGATAGAAATGGTGGATATACTTCAATTGTAAAAACTAGAATTAGAAGAGGGGATGCTACACCAATGGCATTCATTTCATTCGTATAA
- the rpmJ gene encoding 50S ribosomal protein L36: MKVRASVKKMCDKCKIVKRRGVVRVICETKKHKQRQG, translated from the coding sequence ATGAAAGTAAGAGCTTCAGTAAAGAAGATGTGTGACAAATGTAAAATTGTCAAAAGAAGAGGTGTCGTGAGAGTGATTTGCGAAACTAAAAAACACAAACAAAGACAAGGATAA